The Aeromicrobium senzhongii genome includes a window with the following:
- a CDS encoding amidohydrolase family protein: MTWQDADLAAYLERLGVPGIVDVHVHFMAPQVLAKVWAYFDAAGPKLGRAWPIHYRTSDEERVETLRALGVRRFTALSYAHKPGVAGFMNDWLAGFAERVPDSVRSATFFPEAEAAEYVPAVIADGVRVFKAHLQVGEFAADDPLLDPVWAAIEEAQVPVVLHAGSGPMPGPHTGPQGVAQVLRRFPRLPLVIAHLGMPEVDAFCDLAEQYPNVRLDTTMTFVDFFPDRPPVDTQRLLRLQDRIVFGSDFPNIPYPYAHQVEALDRLGLGDDWMRAVLWDNGVELLGPVG, encoded by the coding sequence ATGACCTGGCAGGACGCCGATCTTGCCGCGTACCTCGAGCGGCTGGGCGTCCCGGGGATCGTCGACGTCCACGTGCACTTCATGGCGCCGCAGGTGCTGGCGAAGGTCTGGGCGTACTTCGACGCCGCCGGTCCCAAGCTGGGCCGGGCCTGGCCGATCCACTACCGAACCAGCGACGAGGAGCGGGTCGAGACGCTGCGGGCGCTCGGCGTGCGCCGGTTCACCGCCCTGTCCTACGCGCACAAGCCGGGCGTCGCCGGGTTCATGAACGACTGGCTGGCCGGCTTCGCCGAGCGGGTGCCCGACTCGGTGCGCTCGGCGACCTTCTTTCCCGAGGCCGAAGCGGCCGAGTACGTGCCCGCGGTGATCGCCGACGGGGTCCGGGTCTTCAAGGCGCACCTGCAGGTGGGGGAGTTCGCCGCCGACGACCCGCTGCTGGACCCGGTCTGGGCGGCGATCGAGGAGGCGCAGGTCCCGGTCGTGCTGCATGCCGGCTCGGGCCCCATGCCCGGCCCGCACACCGGCCCGCAGGGGGTGGCGCAGGTGCTGCGGCGCTTCCCGCGGCTGCCGCTGGTGATCGCCCACCTCGGCATGCCCGAGGTCGACGCCTTCTGCGACCTGGCCGAGCAGTACCCGAACGTCAGGCTCGACACGACCATGACGTTCGTCGACTTCTTCCCAGACCGGCCGCCGGTCGACACGCAGCGGCTGCTGCGCCTGCAGGACCGGATCGTCTTCGGCTCGGACTTCCCCAACATCCCGTACCCGTACGCCCATCAGGTCGAGGCACTCGACCGCCTCGGCCTGGGTGACGACTGGATGCGCGCCGTGCTCTGGGACAACGGCGTCGAGTTGCTCGGACCTGTCGGCTGA
- a CDS encoding YdeI/OmpD-associated family protein, giving the protein MDVLEFGDVGTWDGWLAQHHDSAPQAWLRIRRKNADLALITIGEALDGALCHGWIDSVRRSLDDVSFLQRYSPRRPRSPWSQLNVARAEALEAAGRMRAAGRAEVAAARADGRWDAAYVRQADSEVPPDLTAALAANPRAAEAFGQLGRTAQYAIVLPLLKAGTPQARERLVARAVDALTGDA; this is encoded by the coding sequence ATGGACGTCTTGGAGTTCGGCGACGTCGGCACGTGGGACGGGTGGCTGGCGCAGCACCACGACAGCGCACCGCAGGCCTGGCTGCGGATCCGCCGCAAGAACGCCGACCTGGCGCTGATCACGATCGGCGAGGCGCTCGACGGCGCGCTCTGCCACGGCTGGATCGACAGCGTGCGCCGCTCACTCGATGACGTCTCGTTCCTGCAGCGCTATTCGCCCCGGCGTCCACGCAGTCCCTGGTCGCAGCTCAACGTCGCCCGGGCCGAGGCGCTCGAGGCCGCCGGCCGGATGCGCGCGGCGGGGCGGGCGGAGGTCGCCGCCGCACGCGCCGACGGCCGCTGGGACGCCGCATACGTGCGTCAGGCGGACTCCGAGGTGCCACCCGACCTCACGGCTGCGCTGGCCGCGAACCCGCGTGCAGCCGAGGCCTTCGGACAACTCGGCCGCACCGCGCAGTACGCCATCGTGCTCCCGTTGCTGAAGGCCGGGACCCCCCAGGCGCGGGAGCGGCTGGTCGCGCGGGCTGTCGACGCACTGACCGGGGACGCCTGA
- the smpB gene encoding SsrA-binding protein SmpB, with product MAKETGRKMIAQNKKARHDYHIEDTYEAGLVLTGTEVKSLRQGRASLVDGFGEIDRGEAWLLQVHIPQYDNGTWTNHETRRRRKMLLNRHEIEKIEHRTQAKGLTIVPLSLYFKDGRAKVEIALARGKKEYDKRHALAERQASRDAEREVGRRLKGI from the coding sequence ATGGCCAAGGAGACCGGTCGCAAGATGATCGCGCAGAACAAGAAGGCGCGGCACGACTATCACATCGAGGACACCTACGAGGCCGGGCTCGTCCTGACCGGCACCGAGGTCAAGTCCCTGCGTCAGGGTCGTGCCTCGCTCGTCGACGGCTTCGGTGAGATCGATCGCGGTGAGGCCTGGCTGTTGCAGGTCCACATCCCGCAGTACGACAACGGCACGTGGACCAACCACGAGACCCGCCGGCGTCGCAAGATGCTGCTGAACCGCCACGAGATCGAGAAGATCGAGCACCGCACGCAGGCCAAGGGCCTGACGATCGTGCCGCTGAGCCTGTACTTCAAGGACGGGCGGGCCAAGGTCGAGATCGCGCTCGCACGCGGCAAGAAGGAGTACGACAAGCGCCACGCCCTGGCGGAGCGTCAGGCGTCGCGTGACGCCGAGCGCGAGGTGGGCCGGCGCCTCAAGGGCATATGA